The following proteins come from a genomic window of Panicum hallii strain FIL2 chromosome 8, PHallii_v3.1, whole genome shotgun sequence:
- the LOC112903734 gene encoding LOW QUALITY PROTEIN: uncharacterized protein LOC112903734 (The sequence of the model RefSeq protein was modified relative to this genomic sequence to represent the inferred CDS: inserted 2 bases in 1 codon; deleted 1 base in 1 codon; substituted 2 bases at 2 genomic stop codons), with protein sequence SFRRVSSIDVASDASIVDWSIERRLHLQDRFCITGQSDSTSTNRQHRGKSTTPRNRNQQEKNFVRNXPXFLIGIRVGKNGXDSKQPSGLYFGYPYNHQRSLKWLIPLNRRR encoded by the exons TCCTTCCGTCGTGTATCCTCGATTGATGTGGCCTCAGATGCTTCAATTGTAGATTGGAGTATTGAGCGAAGGTTACACCTACAGGATAGGTTCTGTATTACAGGCCAATCTGACTCTACTAGTACCAATAGGCAGCATAGGGGA AAAAGCACTACACCTCGAAATAGGAATCAACAAGAGAAAAACTTTGTTAGAAATTAGCC TTTCCTGATTGGTATCAGGGTTGGGAAGAATGGTTAGGATAGCAAACAACCATCAGGTTTGTACTTTGGATACCCTTATAACCATCAAAGGTCGTTGAAGTGGCTAATTCCTCTAAATAGGAGGCGTTGA